The DNA sequence CCTAACTTATTGGTCTGTAAGATTAGCCATAATTTCAGCGGCTTTCTCTGTTTCCATTTTTGTTAGAATAGCTGCTCTAGCAGCAACAGGAACCTGTGATAAATGCAATAATGTTTGGTCTAGTGGTAACTGTTCTAATATGGCTGCCGCATTCTTTGCTGACATCGCCTGATATGTCTTCCCTATATCTTCCAAGTCTTTTCTTGGTTCGTCTTTTTCCACTTCAGGTTCTTTATCTTTAAGCTCAAGCTTTTGCTCTAAAATTTTGTTTTGTTCTTCAATCTTGGCAATTTTGTCATTCTTGGCTTCCATTACCGCTTCTAATTCTTCAATAACCGCTTCTTTTTCCAAAATGCTAGCTAAAAGGTCGTCTACCTTCATTTCATCGTCTTCTGTTCCTTCTACTTCCTCACCTATAATGGTTGAAATGTAAGGGATTTTCGCTCCGACTTCTTTTGCCTTGCCTAGCGTATTGTAACCGAGTAATGACGAAAGACTAAAAAACAAGATAATAAGGAAGCAACAAGGGATAAAAATAACAAAGAAGAACACTTGAAATTTGCCATACTCTTTTTGATTTTCACTCATGCTCTCACCTTATTTCGATTAACATATAGTTGCACTGATATTTCATCCATGAATTGATTTTCTTTTGCCTTTTCCTCAAAGAGGTATTGCTCGTATTTTCGCTCTTTCATGATTTCGAACGTTTTGACGTCAATCGAACTTTTCGTTAATACATCTTGTGTTTGAACCATTTGTTCACGCGCGACATTCGTTTTAAATTGTTGCTCTTCGATGTTTCGT is a window from the Bacillus alkalicellulosilyticus genome containing:
- a CDS encoding MotE family protein → MSENQKEYGKFQVFFFVIFIPCCFLIILFFSLSSLLGYNTLGKAKEVGAKIPYISTIIGEEVEGTEDDEMKVDDLLASILEKEAVIEELEAVMEAKNDKIAKIEEQNKILEQKLELKDKEPEVEKDEPRKDLEDIGKTYQAMSAKNAAAILEQLPLDQTLLHLSQVPVAARAAILTKMETEKAAEIMANLTDQ